In Parasteatoda tepidariorum isolate YZ-2023 chromosome 2, CAS_Ptep_4.0, whole genome shotgun sequence, one DNA window encodes the following:
- the LOC122269211 gene encoding zinc finger protein 208-like, whose amino-acid sequence MIKHSLAHTGEKPYSCSICDKKFSLKRYLTTHGRVHTGEKPYSCSICNEKFSRKRLLALHYRIHTEEKPYYCSICNKSFSTRGTLNQHHRVHTGKKPYSCSICSRSFSLKGSLIVHSRVHTGEKSYSCSICNKKISRRGTLNQHRRVHTEEKPYSCSICNKKFSQKRNLKVHSRVHTGEKPYSCGKCNKSFSRKGVLTEHGRVHTGEKLYSCNVCNKSFSLKSNLKVHSRVHTGEKPYSCSICNKSFSQKGSLTEHGRVHTGEKPYYCSICNKSFSTRGTLNHHHRVHTGEKPYSCSICSRSFSLKGSLIVHSRVHTGEKSYSCSICNKKFSRRGTLNQHRRVHTEEKPYSCSICNKKFSRRETLNQHRRVHTEEKPYSCSICNKKFLQKRNLKVHSRVHTGEKPSCSICNKSFSQKGSLTRHSHVHTAEKPYSCSKCNKSFSRKGSLTEHGRVHTGEKLYSCNVCNKSFSLKSNLTVHSRVHTGEKPYSCSICNKSFSQKGSLTEHGNVHTGEKPYSCSICQKSFSHKGRLTEHYRVHTGEKPYSCSICDKKFSLKRYLTAHGRVHTGEKPYSCNICNKRFSLKGSLNIHGRVHTGEKPYSCSICNKKFSLKRLLTLHYRIHTEEKPYYCSICNKSFSTRGTLNQHHRVHTGEKPYSCSICSRSFSLKGSLIVHSRVHTGEKSYSSSICNKNFSRRGTLNQHRRVHTEEKPYSCSICNKKFSQKRNLKVHCRVHTGEKPSCSICNKSFSEKGSLTKHSRVHTGEKPYSCSICQKSFSHKGTLTEHYRVHTGEKPYSCSICNKKFSQKRNLKVHSRVHTGEKPSCSICNKSFSEKGSLTKHSRVHTGEKPYSCSICQKSFSYKGTLTEHYRVHTGEKPYSCNVCNKSFSLKSKLKVHSRVHTGEKPYSCSICNKSFSQKGSLTEHGRVHTGEKPYSCSICQKSFSHKGTLTEHYRVHTGEKPYSCSTCNKSFSIKSHLNSHGCVHTGEKPYSCNTCNKSFSLKSHLTTHGRVHTGEKPYSCSICNKSFSQKAGLTKHGRAHTGEKPYSCSICNKSFSRKCSLTEHSRVHTGEKPYSCSTCNKSFSHKGSLTEHNRAHTGEKPYSCSTCNKSFSERGTLNRHYRVHSG is encoded by the coding sequence atgatTAAACACAGTCTTgctcatactggtgagaagccttattcttgtagtatatgtgataaaaaattttcactaaaaagaTATCTCACTACACAcggtcgtgttcatactggtgagaagccttattcttgtagtatatgtaatgaaaaattttcacgaAAAAGACTTCTCGCTTTACACTACCGTATTCATACTGAGGAAAAGCCTTATtattgtagtatatgtaataagagtttttcaacgAGAGGGACTCTGAATCAACACCATCGTGTTCATACTGGgaagaaaccttattcttgtagtatatgtagtagaagtttttcattaaaaggtaGTCTGATAGTacacagtcgtgttcatactggtgagaagtcttattcttgtagtatatgtaataaaaaaatttcaaggagaGGGACTCTGAATCAACATCGTCGTGTTCATACTGaggagaagccttattcttgtagtatatgtaataaaaaattttcacaaaagagAAATCTGAAAGTACACAgccgtgttcatactggtgagaagccttattcttgtggtaaatgtaataagagtttttcacgaAAGGGTGTTCTGACAGAACAcggtcgtgttcatactggtgagaagctTTATTCTTGTAatgtatgtaataagagtttttcactaAAAAGTAATCTGAAAGTACACAgccgtgttcatactggtgagaagccttattcttgtagtatatgtaataagagtttttcacaaaagGGTAGTCTGACAGAACAtggtcgtgttcatactggtgagaagccttattattgtagtatatgtaataagagtttttcaacgAGAGGGACTCTGAATCATCACCATCGTGTTCATACTGgggagaaaccttattcttgtagtatatgtagtagaagtttttcattaaaaggtaGTCTGATAGTacacagtcgtgttcatactggtgagaagtcttattcttgtagtatatgtaataaaaaattttcaaggagaGGGACTCTGAATCAACATCGTCGTGTTCATACTGaggagaagccttattcttgtagtatatgtaataaaaaattttcaaggagaGAGACTCTGAATCAACATCGTCGTGTTCATACTGaggagaagccttattcttgtagtatatgtaataaaaaatttttacaaaaaagaaatctgaaagTACACAgccgtgttcatactggtgagaagccttcttgtagtatatgtaataagagtttttcacaaaaaggtAGTCTGACAAGACACAGTCATGTTCATACTgctgagaagccttattcttgtagtaaatgtaataagagtttttcacgaAAGGGTAGTCTGACAGAACAcggtcgtgttcatactggtgagaagctTTATTCTTGTAatgtatgtaataagagtttttcactaAAAAGTAATCTGACAGTACACAgccgtgttcatactggtgagaagccttattcttgtagtatatgtaataagagtttttcacaaaagGGTAGTCTGACAGAACACGGTaatgttcatactggtgagaagccttattcttgtagtatatgtcaaaaaagtttttcacataAAGGTAGACTGACAGAACACtatcgtgttcatactggtgagaagccttattcttgtagtatatgtgataaaaaattttcactaaaaagaTATCTCACTGCACAcggtcgtgttcatactggtgagaagccttattcttgtaatatatgtaataaacgTTTTTCACTAAAAGGTAGTCTAAATATACATGgacgtgttcatactggtgagaagccttattcttgtagtatatgtaataaaaaattttcactaaaaagaCTTCTCACTTTACACTACCGTATTCATACCGAGGAAAAGCCTTATtattgtagtatatgtaataagagtttttcaacgAGAGGGACTCTGAATCAACACCATCGTGTTCATACTGgggagaaaccttattcttgtagtatatgtagtagaagtttttcattaaaaggtaGTCTGATAGTacacagtcgtgttcatactggtgagaagtcTTATTCTtctagtatatgtaataaaaatttttcaaggagaGGGACTCTGAATCAACATCGTCGTGTTCATACTGaggagaagccttattcttgtagtatatgtaataaaaaattttcacaaaaaagaaatctgaaagTACACTgccgtgttcatactggtgagaagccttcttgtagtatatgtaataagagtttttcagaaaaaggtaGTCTGACAAaacacagtcgtgttcatactggtgagaagccttattcttgtagtatatgtcaAAAGAGTTTTTCACATAAAGGTACATTGACAGAACACtatcgtgttcatactggtgagaagccttattcttgtagtatatgtaataaaaaattttcacaaaaaagaaatctgaaagTACACAGCCGTGTTCATACTGGCGAGAAGccttcttgtagtatatgtaataagagtttttcagaaaaaggtaGTCTGACAAaacacagtcgtgttcatactggtgagaagccttattcttgtagtatatgtcaAAAGAGTTTTTCATATAAAGGTACACTGACAGAACACtatcgtgttcatactggtgagaagccttattcttgtaatgtatgtaataagagtttttcactaAAAAGTAAGCTGAAAGTACACAgccgtgttcatactggtgagaagccttattcttgtagtatatgtaataagagtttttcacaaaagGGTAGTCTGACAGAACAcggtcgtgttcatactggtgagaagccttattcttgtagtatatgtcaAAAGAGTTTTTCACATAAAGGTACACTGACAGAACACtatcgtgttcatactggtgagaagccttattcttgtagtacatgtaataagagtttttcaataaaaagccATCTCAATTCACACGGttgtgttcatactggtgagaagccttattcttgtaatacatgtaataagagtttttcactaAAAAGCCATCTCACTACACAcggtcgtgttcatactggtgaaaagccttattcttgtagtatatgtaataagagtttttcacaaaaagctGGTCTGACAAAACACGGTCGTgctcatactggtgagaaaccttattcttgtagtatatgtaataaaagtttttcacgaAAGTGTAGTCTGACAGAGcacagtcgtgttcatactggtgagaagccttattcttgtagtacgtgtaataagagtttttcacataAAGGTAGTCTGACAGAACACAATCGTgctcatactggtgagaagccttattcttgtagtacgtgtaataagagtttttcagaaAGAGGGACTCTGAATAGACATTACCGTGTTCATTCTGGttag